The following proteins are co-located in the Polymorphospora rubra genome:
- a CDS encoding RHS repeat-associated core domain-containing protein, translating to MFDAYGRVTEQYDVDGNKSETEYVPAADALVSQIVTTNAKLHESTTHLDPRWGIVVAEVDANGRRTDLAYDPLGRLTGVWLPGRDKATHPNAPNSRFSYQLTAEAPVVVTTETLKEDGSYRIGYEIYDGLLRLRQTQQPGANGGRVLTDTFYDDRGLVVKKNAAYHNAAFPSAELFGYEDDEVIPSQMRYQYDGLGRPVTETFLRNDVEQWRTVTGYGGDRIHVDPPTGGTATTRITDAQGRTTELRQYHGATPSGTYDATTYRYDRFGRPSEVEDPAGNIWEYGYDLRGRQVRTDHPDRGETTTTYDDADRPVSTTDARGQTVSFNYDVLGRPTKLRHGSPTTGTVAAEWTYDTLALGLPTSSTRWIGTNAYTTEVTGYNTRYQPTGTKYTIPASEGALAGQYSFGASYSANTGLLKTNTYPSGAGLPSEVVTYEYDGSDMPVTVRGLARYLQMTDYSPYGEPLRHTLGNLGKEVFLTYTYEAGTRRLQQFLVDRVVAPVRLDEITYSYDSIGNITRIKGVEQNTTTDTQCFAYDHLRRMTDAWTGTDDCAAVPSPSTVGGPNPYWHSYTFDAVGNRLTEVQHDTTGGGADVEAEYSYPAAGGAQPHTLSAVTTSGPPSAGLPGGSRLDEFEYDAAGNTIERVIGGTTQELEWNPEGRLSKVTKGSQVTEYVYDASGSRLIRRDPTTVTLYLGGTELTLTKSTAAVSGTRYYSGVGAVRTPGNKVNFLIADHHGTAQQSIDAVSLASTRRKFTPYGQPRGAQPSVWPGQKGFVGGTIDASTGLTSLGAREYDPAVGRFLSVDPVVDHGEPQQMHGYAYANNSPATYTDPSGLRFCVDDDCSTVHDPRTGITQGGGVYKRVPPAAGKPTPSGPSDEEVRKAKQTKEKTLLDVVIGAGGQILMEVLGINDIRDCVMNGDVGACVMSVVGALPWGKLFKAKKIGEALLRAGKAVLSWFDEMKWAQSVLRRADEAAAAAAKQAADDAAAAAAKTADDAAATAAKQGDSAAGRSCVDNSFTPGTHVLLADGTTKPIEDVELGDEVVAYDTETGETVDSTVSAVIVGEGSKDLVDVTVDTDTDTGDQTATITATDGHPFWMPELGAWIDAAKLQPGQWLQTAAGTWVQITAVHAYTGQQRVHNLTITDTHTYHVLASNTPVLVHNCRGGTTVYRGVSEVSSETGGPNPAFADAVEGVARPRGGASTPMMHHLGRTDSDYTSWTTNPAVAIRAATRGGNNGVVIAATIPGGRNHVHVNDQPWAEYRGEFEVIIQGVMRGRSVPVRSGMSPDDLGFG from the coding sequence GTGTTCGACGCCTACGGCCGGGTGACCGAGCAGTACGACGTCGACGGCAACAAGAGCGAAACCGAATACGTTCCGGCCGCCGACGCGCTCGTCAGCCAGATCGTCACCACCAATGCGAAACTGCACGAGTCCACCACCCACCTCGACCCACGGTGGGGCATCGTGGTCGCCGAGGTCGACGCCAACGGACGCCGCACCGACCTGGCGTACGACCCGCTCGGGCGCCTCACCGGTGTGTGGCTGCCCGGCCGTGACAAAGCCACCCATCCGAACGCGCCGAACAGCCGCTTCAGCTACCAGCTCACAGCCGAAGCACCGGTCGTCGTGACCACCGAAACCCTGAAGGAAGACGGTTCCTACCGGATCGGCTACGAGATCTACGACGGACTCCTGCGGCTCCGACAGACCCAGCAACCCGGCGCAAATGGCGGACGGGTACTCACCGACACCTTCTATGACGACCGAGGGCTGGTTGTCAAGAAGAACGCGGCTTACCACAACGCCGCATTCCCGTCTGCCGAACTGTTCGGATACGAGGACGACGAGGTCATCCCCAGCCAGATGAGGTACCAGTACGACGGACTGGGACGACCGGTCACCGAGACCTTCCTCCGAAACGATGTCGAACAGTGGCGGACTGTCACCGGCTACGGCGGCGATCGGATCCACGTCGATCCGCCGACGGGCGGCACCGCGACCACCAGGATCACCGATGCCCAAGGCCGAACCACCGAACTGCGGCAGTACCACGGCGCAACCCCGAGCGGGACGTACGACGCCACCACCTACCGGTACGACCGGTTCGGCCGACCGAGCGAGGTCGAGGACCCGGCCGGCAACATCTGGGAGTACGGCTACGACCTGCGCGGCCGCCAGGTGCGGACGGACCACCCCGACCGTGGTGAGACCACCACGACTTACGACGACGCTGACCGTCCGGTCTCGACGACGGACGCCCGCGGCCAGACCGTCTCGTTCAACTACGACGTGTTGGGCCGCCCCACAAAGCTGCGGCACGGTTCGCCGACCACGGGCACGGTGGCCGCCGAGTGGACGTATGACACCCTTGCCCTCGGGCTGCCGACCTCCTCGACCCGCTGGATCGGCACGAACGCCTACACCACCGAGGTCACCGGCTACAACACCCGGTACCAGCCGACCGGGACGAAGTACACGATCCCGGCCAGCGAGGGAGCGCTTGCCGGCCAGTACTCGTTCGGAGCCAGCTACAGCGCCAACACTGGCCTGTTGAAGACGAACACGTACCCCAGCGGCGCCGGCCTGCCGTCCGAGGTCGTGACGTACGAATACGATGGGTCGGACATGCCGGTCACCGTGCGGGGCCTGGCTCGCTACCTGCAGATGACCGACTACAGTCCGTACGGTGAGCCACTGCGGCATACGCTCGGCAACCTGGGTAAAGAAGTATTCCTGACGTACACCTACGAAGCGGGAACCCGCCGGCTACAACAGTTCCTTGTCGACAGGGTGGTCGCTCCGGTTCGGCTCGACGAAATCACCTACTCCTACGATTCAATCGGGAACATCACCCGAATCAAGGGCGTAGAGCAGAATACGACCACCGACACGCAGTGCTTCGCCTACGACCACCTGCGGCGGATGACCGACGCGTGGACGGGCACGGACGACTGTGCCGCTGTGCCGTCGCCGTCAACGGTGGGTGGCCCGAATCCGTACTGGCACTCGTACACGTTCGACGCGGTCGGCAACCGACTGACCGAGGTTCAGCACGACACGACCGGTGGCGGCGCCGACGTCGAGGCCGAGTACTCGTACCCGGCGGCGGGCGGTGCGCAGCCGCACACGCTGTCGGCGGTGACAACGTCCGGACCGCCGAGTGCGGGCTTGCCGGGTGGGTCGCGGTTGGACGAGTTCGAGTACGACGCGGCCGGTAACACGATCGAGCGGGTGATCGGCGGCACGACCCAGGAGCTGGAGTGGAACCCGGAGGGTCGCCTGTCGAAGGTGACGAAAGGTTCGCAGGTCACGGAGTACGTGTACGACGCGAGCGGTAGCCGGTTGATCCGGCGGGATCCGACGACGGTCACCCTGTACCTGGGCGGCACGGAGTTGACGCTGACCAAGTCGACGGCGGCGGTGTCGGGTACCCGTTACTACTCGGGTGTCGGGGCGGTGCGCACGCCGGGTAACAAGGTCAATTTCCTGATCGCTGACCACCACGGTACGGCGCAGCAGTCGATCGACGCGGTGTCGTTGGCGTCGACGCGGCGGAAGTTCACGCCGTACGGGCAGCCGCGTGGTGCCCAGCCGTCGGTGTGGCCGGGGCAGAAGGGGTTCGTGGGCGGGACGATCGACGCCTCGACCGGGTTGACGAGTCTGGGTGCCCGGGAGTACGACCCCGCGGTGGGCCGGTTCCTGTCGGTGGACCCGGTCGTGGACCATGGCGAGCCGCAGCAGATGCACGGCTACGCGTACGCGAACAACTCGCCTGCGACGTACACCGACCCGTCCGGTCTGCGGTTCTGCGTCGACGATGACTGCTCGACGGTGCACGACCCCCGGACCGGTATCACGCAGGGCGGTGGTGTGTATAAGCGGGTGCCGCCGGCGGCGGGAAAGCCTACTCCGTCCGGGCCGAGTGACGAGGAGGTCAGGAAGGCCAAGCAGACCAAGGAGAAGACGCTTCTCGACGTGGTGATCGGCGCGGGTGGGCAGATCCTCATGGAGGTCCTGGGGATCAACGACATCCGGGACTGTGTCATGAACGGCGATGTCGGCGCCTGCGTCATGAGCGTGGTGGGCGCGCTGCCGTGGGGGAAGCTGTTCAAGGCGAAGAAGATCGGCGAGGCGCTGTTGAGGGCGGGCAAAGCCGTCCTGTCCTGGTTCGACGAGATGAAGTGGGCGCAGTCTGTCCTACGCCGCGCCGACGAGGCGGCCGCGGCGGCGGCGAAACAGGCGGCCGACGACGCGGCGGCTGCTGCGGCGAAGACGGCCGACGACGCGGCGGCGACAGCAGCCAAACAGGGGGATAGCGCCGCCGGTAGATCCTGCGTGGACAACAGCTTCACCCCCGGCACACACGTTTTGCTTGCCGACGGTACGACCAAGCCGATTGAGGACGTCGAGCTGGGTGACGAGGTCGTCGCCTACGACACCGAAACCGGCGAAACCGTGGACAGCACGGTGTCTGCGGTGATCGTGGGCGAGGGCTCCAAGGACCTGGTGGATGTCACGGTCGACACCGACACCGACACTGGCGACCAGACCGCCACGATCACCGCCACCGATGGCCACCCCTTCTGGATGCCCGAACTCGGTGCCTGGATCGACGCGGCCAAGCTCCAGCCCGGTCAGTGGCTGCAGACCGCCGCCGGTACTTGGGTCCAGATCACCGCCGTCCACGCCTACACCGGCCAGCAGCGGGTCCACAACCTCACCATCACCGACACCCACACATACCACGTACTCGCCAGCAACACGCCGGTACTCGTACACAACTGCCGCGGTGGCACAACCGTCTACCGTGGAGTCTCTGAGGTGAGTAGTGAGACTGGCGGTCCCAACCCTGCTTTTGCTGATGCCGTCGAAGGAGTTGCCAGACCTCGTGGTGGAGCCTCGACGCCCATGATGCATCACCTGGGACGGACGGATAGTGACTACACTAGCTGGACCACTAATCCTGCTGTCGCTATCCGCGCCGCGACGAGGGGTGGTAACAATGGAGTTGTAATCGCTGCTACCATTCCCGGTGGGCGCAATCATGTTCATGTGAATGATCAGCCGTGGGCTGAGTATCGGGGCGAATTTGAAGTAATCATTCAAGGGGTCATGAGAGGGAGAAGTGTACCGGTGCGGTCTGGTATGAGTCCAGATGACCTTGGGTTCGGATAA